One segment of Streptomyces sp. TG1A-8 DNA contains the following:
- a CDS encoding creatininase family protein gives MNGSGARAAARTVMPADTTEDVRTRAADGSARIAVLPVGSFEQHGPYLPLATDTLVASAVAREIAAAHPVRLLPPVTVSCSHEHAAWPGTVSISSVTLHAVVRDIAASLRRSGADALVVVNGHGGNYVLGNVVQEASARGERMALFPAAEDWETARERAGVVTPLLTDMHAGEIETSILLHAHPEFVRPGYESADFTADDRRHLLTVGMSAYTESGVIGRPSLGSAEKGRKLLASLAESFGTYAQLLVPGEGRDGRG, from the coding sequence ATGAATGGTTCGGGTGCGCGTGCGGCGGCCCGCACGGTGATGCCGGCGGACACCACGGAAGACGTACGGACCCGGGCGGCGGACGGTTCAGCACGGATCGCCGTCCTTCCCGTCGGAAGCTTCGAACAGCACGGCCCGTACCTGCCGCTGGCGACCGACACGCTCGTGGCCTCGGCCGTGGCGCGGGAGATCGCCGCCGCCCACCCGGTGCGGCTCCTTCCCCCGGTGACGGTCTCCTGCTCGCACGAGCACGCGGCCTGGCCGGGAACCGTGAGCATCTCCTCCGTGACCCTGCACGCGGTGGTCCGGGACATCGCCGCCTCGCTGCGCCGCTCGGGCGCCGACGCGCTCGTCGTGGTGAACGGGCACGGCGGGAACTACGTCCTCGGCAACGTCGTCCAGGAGGCGTCCGCGCGCGGCGAGCGGATGGCGCTGTTCCCGGCCGCGGAGGACTGGGAGACGGCCAGGGAACGGGCGGGAGTGGTCACCCCGCTGCTCACCGACATGCACGCGGGGGAAATCGAGACATCCATTCTGCTGCACGCCCATCCCGAATTCGTCCGCCCTGGTTACGAGTCCGCCGATTTCACCGCGGACGACCGCCGTCATCTGCTCACCGTGGGAATGTCCGCCTACACCGAATCCGGCGTCATCGGCCGTCCCTCCCTGGGATCGGCGGAAAAGGGCCGGAAATTGCTGGCGAGCCTGGCGGAGTCCTTCGGGACGTACGCGCAACTGCTGGTGCCGGGGGAAGGGCGCGACGGGCGCGGATAG
- a CDS encoding serine hydrolase, with protein sequence MAQLRQEVDPGEAGLDPKALDRLDRHFAHHVDEGRLPGYLVAVARGGRVAHLSTYGRRDVAAGLPVEADTLWRIYSMTKPVTAVAVLLLVEEGRLSLDDPLERHLPAFADPRVYEGGSGAGVRTRPARGPILIRHLLTHTAGLTFGFYHKHPVDALYREAGLEFSVPPGKDLAETIEVYARQPLQFEPGTQWNYSVAANVLGRVIEVVSGQPLDAFFAERIFRPLGMTDTGFHVGADQAERLAELYGETEDGGITPVPGLPVRGRPRFLSGSGGLVSSAHDYQRFMDMLRRGGELDGTRLLSPAAVALMTRNHLPGGADLRSFGAPAHQERGNEGLGFGFNVSVVIDPARTPAPSAAGTYGWTGVATTAFWVDPGHDLTVQFMTQVRPKTLKVFPELRRLVHEARVA encoded by the coding sequence ATGGCACAGCTGCGACAGGAAGTCGACCCGGGCGAGGCCGGACTGGATCCGAAGGCGCTGGACCGCCTCGACCGGCACTTCGCCCACCACGTCGACGAGGGGCGCCTGCCCGGCTACCTGGTGGCGGTGGCCCGCGGCGGCCGCGTCGCCCACCTGAGCACGTACGGCCGGCGCGACGTCGCGGCCGGCCTGCCGGTCGAGGCGGACACCCTGTGGCGGATCTACTCCATGACCAAGCCCGTCACCGCGGTCGCGGTGCTGCTGCTGGTGGAGGAGGGCCGGCTCTCCCTCGACGACCCCCTCGAACGCCACCTGCCCGCGTTCGCCGACCCCCGTGTCTACGAGGGCGGTTCGGGCGCCGGGGTGCGCACCCGGCCGGCCCGCGGCCCGATCCTGATCCGGCACCTGCTCACCCACACGGCCGGCCTGACCTTCGGCTTCTACCACAAGCACCCCGTCGACGCGCTCTACCGCGAGGCCGGCCTGGAGTTCTCGGTGCCGCCGGGCAAGGACCTCGCCGAGACCATCGAGGTGTACGCGCGGCAGCCGCTGCAGTTCGAGCCGGGCACGCAGTGGAACTACTCGGTCGCCGCCAACGTGCTGGGCCGCGTGATCGAGGTGGTCTCCGGGCAGCCGCTGGACGCCTTCTTCGCCGAGCGGATCTTCCGCCCGCTCGGCATGACCGACACCGGCTTCCACGTCGGTGCCGACCAGGCGGAGCGGCTGGCCGAGCTGTACGGCGAGACGGAGGACGGCGGCATCACGCCGGTCCCGGGTCTGCCGGTGCGCGGCCGGCCGCGGTTCCTGTCCGGCAGCGGTGGCCTCGTCTCCTCGGCCCACGACTACCAGCGCTTCATGGACATGCTGCGCCGGGGCGGTGAGCTGGACGGCACCCGTCTGCTGTCGCCCGCCGCGGTCGCGCTGATGACCCGCAACCACCTGCCCGGCGGCGCCGACCTGCGTTCCTTCGGAGCCCCGGCGCACCAGGAGCGCGGCAACGAGGGCCTGGGCTTCGGCTTCAACGTCTCCGTGGTGATCGACCCCGCCCGCACCCCGGCCCCGTCCGCCGCGGGCACCTACGGCTGGACCGGCGTCGCGACCACCGCCTTCTGGGTCGACCCGGGCCACGACCTGACCGTGCAGTTCATGACCCAGGTCCGGCCGAAGACGCTGAAGGTCTTCCCCGAACTGCGGCGCCTGGTCCACGAGGCACGGGTGGCGTGA
- a CDS encoding CDP-alcohol phosphatidyltransferase family protein: MALNNTYDARLQQETAVGAGAQVLLLALLGRVTGMGPAGWLTGLVFACATWAVLSRAVHRSRLRSFGPANRVTLGRATLVGGVTALVADSFLNSPPVTLLVALTAVALVLDGVDGRVARRTGTASALGARFDMEVDAFLILVLSVYVSTRLGPWVLLIGGMRYAFVAAARLAPWLNAPLPPSFARKTVAALQGVCLLLAGARLLPSAVDLAVVLLALASLVWSFGRDVLWLRRNARTHAQEAPAEHHLLEPAAG; encoded by the coding sequence GTGGCCCTGAACAACACGTACGACGCGAGGCTGCAGCAGGAGACCGCCGTGGGAGCGGGCGCGCAGGTCCTGCTGCTGGCGCTGCTCGGCCGGGTGACCGGCATGGGGCCGGCCGGCTGGCTGACGGGGCTCGTCTTCGCGTGCGCCACCTGGGCGGTCCTCTCCCGGGCCGTGCACCGCTCCCGGCTGCGCTCCTTCGGCCCCGCGAACCGGGTCACGCTGGGCCGGGCGACCCTGGTCGGCGGGGTGACCGCGCTGGTCGCGGACTCCTTCCTGAACAGCCCCCCGGTCACGCTGCTGGTCGCCCTGACCGCCGTCGCCCTGGTCCTGGACGGCGTGGACGGCAGGGTCGCCCGCCGCACCGGCACCGCCAGCGCGCTCGGCGCCCGCTTCGACATGGAGGTGGACGCGTTCCTGATCCTGGTGCTGAGCGTGTACGTGTCCACGCGGCTCGGCCCGTGGGTGCTGCTGATCGGCGGCATGCGGTACGCGTTCGTCGCCGCGGCCCGCCTCGCCCCCTGGCTGAACGCCCCCCTGCCCCCGTCCTTCGCCCGCAAGACGGTCGCCGCGCTCCAGGGCGTCTGCCTGCTGCTGGCGGGCGCCCGGCTGCTGCCGTCCGCCGTCGACCTCGCAGTGGTCCTGCTGGCCCTGGCCTCGCTGGTGTGGTCCTTCGGCCGGGACGTGTTGTGGCTGCGACGGAACGCACGCACGCACGCGCAGGAGGCACCGGCGGAGCACCACCTGTTGGAACCGGCGGCGGGCTGA
- a CDS encoding PPOX class F420-dependent oxidoreductase, translating to MTQDPAQDALLELLSEGHGGVLVTLRSDGRPQVSNVSHAYDPDGRIIRISVTDDRAKTRNLRRDPRASYHVTSADRWAYTVAEGTAELSPVARDPHDDTVEELVRLYRDVIGEHADWDDYRAAMVRDRRLVVRLRVERAYGIPKK from the coding sequence ATGACTCAGGACCCGGCGCAGGACGCGCTGCTCGAACTGCTCTCCGAGGGGCACGGCGGGGTGCTGGTCACCCTCAGGAGCGACGGCCGCCCCCAGGTGTCGAACGTCAGCCACGCCTACGACCCCGACGGGCGGATCATCCGGATCTCGGTCACCGACGACCGCGCCAAGACCCGCAACCTGCGCCGCGACCCCCGCGCGTCCTACCACGTCACCAGCGCCGACCGCTGGGCGTACACGGTCGCCGAGGGCACGGCGGAGCTGTCGCCGGTCGCCCGGGACCCGCACGACGACACCGTGGAGGAGCTGGTCCGGCTGTACCGGGACGTCATCGGCGAGCACGCGGACTGGGACGACTACCGGGCCGCCATGGTCCGCGACCGCCGCCTGGTGGTCCGGCTGCGCGTCGAGCGGGCGTACGGCATCCCGAAGAAGTAG
- a CDS encoding NAD(P)-dependent oxidoreductase, protein MRVGFIGLGVMGRPMALRLAAAGTPLVVWNRTRERAGPLRAAGAEVAADAGEVFARAGTVLLMLADERALDTVLGRGTPAFAARVAGRIVVHMGTTSPEHSQDLAAEVRAAGGRYVEAPVSGSRVPAEQGQLVAMLAGEESAVAAVRPLLAPLCRETFVCGAAPNALLMKLSVNLFLITLVTGLTEAFHFAERQGLDQQLFLDVLDAGPMASAVSRMKAPKLRERDFAVQAAARDVLKNNRLIAGAARGAHLASPLLDVCHALFEETVAQGHGGEDMVAVLRAIEARTAGTP, encoded by the coding sequence GTGCGCGTCGGTTTCATCGGTCTCGGGGTGATGGGCCGGCCCATGGCGCTGCGGCTCGCGGCCGCCGGCACGCCCCTGGTGGTGTGGAACCGGACCCGGGAACGCGCCGGGCCGCTGCGCGCGGCCGGCGCCGAGGTCGCGGCGGACGCCGGCGAGGTGTTCGCACGGGCCGGGACGGTCCTGCTGATGCTCGCCGACGAGAGGGCCCTCGACACGGTCCTCGGCCGCGGCACCCCCGCCTTCGCGGCCCGGGTCGCCGGACGGATCGTCGTCCACATGGGCACCACCTCCCCGGAGCACTCGCAGGACCTGGCCGCCGAGGTCCGCGCGGCGGGCGGCCGGTACGTCGAGGCGCCCGTCTCCGGGTCGCGCGTTCCGGCGGAGCAGGGGCAGCTGGTGGCCATGCTGGCCGGCGAGGAGTCCGCCGTCGCGGCCGTACGGCCGCTGCTGGCGCCGCTGTGCCGGGAGACCTTCGTGTGCGGGGCGGCGCCGAACGCCCTGCTGATGAAGCTGTCCGTGAACCTCTTCCTGATCACGCTGGTGACCGGGCTGACGGAGGCGTTCCACTTCGCCGAGCGGCAGGGCCTGGACCAGCAGCTGTTCCTGGACGTGCTGGACGCGGGCCCCATGGCCAGCGCGGTCTCCCGGATGAAGGCGCCGAAGCTGCGCGAGCGGGACTTCGCGGTGCAGGCCGCCGCCCGTGACGTCCTGAAGAACAACCGGCTCATCGCCGGGGCGGCCCGCGGGGCGCACCTGGCCTCGCCGTTGCTCGACGTCTGCCACGCCCTGTTCGAGGAGACGGTGGCACAGGGGCACGGCGGCGAGGACATGGTGGCGGTGCTGCGGGCGATCGAGGCGCGCACCGCCGGGACGCCGTGA
- a CDS encoding glycosyltransferase family 4 protein — protein MTGKAAEKAAGEEARLGYASARPAASAHAGEAGSAGATEAVETAGTVRTAGAAPASLRTVHFVMPGGVDDPAAPSGGNAYDRRVCLDLPGFGWQVVRHAVPGAWPRPGRTDRDGLARTLRGLPDGTVVLLDGLVACGVPEVVVPEAGRLRLAVLVHLPLGDETGLDAAVAVAAELDARERQVLRAAPAVIATSDWAVRRLVSHHGLPPRRVHVAAPGADIAPLAPGTDGVSHLLCVAAVTPRKGQHRLVEALAAVRDLPWTCALVGGLGHDPGYVTRLRDLIARHGLADRLRLAGPRSGADLEADYAAADLMVLTSCAETYGMAVTEALARGIPVLATDVGGLPEAVGRAPDGGVPGILVPPEDPAALAAELRGWFGEADVRHRLKAAARARRAALDGWATTARSLAAVLGRLPQPPRRAA, from the coding sequence GTGACCGGCAAGGCCGCGGAGAAGGCGGCCGGTGAGGAGGCGCGGCTCGGTTACGCGTCCGCGCGGCCCGCCGCCTCCGCGCACGCCGGGGAAGCCGGATCCGCCGGGGCCACCGAGGCCGTCGAGACCGCCGGAACCGTCAGGACCGCAGGAGCGGCCCCCGCGTCCCTGCGCACCGTGCACTTCGTCATGCCGGGCGGCGTCGACGACCCGGCCGCCCCCAGCGGCGGCAACGCCTACGACCGCCGGGTCTGCCTGGACCTGCCCGGCTTCGGCTGGCAGGTCGTGCGGCACGCCGTGCCCGGTGCCTGGCCGCGCCCCGGCCGCACCGACCGCGACGGCCTCGCCCGCACCCTGCGCGGCCTGCCGGACGGCACCGTCGTCCTCCTCGACGGGCTGGTGGCCTGCGGCGTGCCCGAGGTCGTCGTCCCCGAGGCCGGACGGCTGCGGCTCGCGGTCCTGGTGCACCTGCCGCTCGGCGACGAGACGGGCCTGGACGCGGCCGTGGCCGTGGCCGCCGAACTGGACGCCCGGGAGAGGCAGGTGCTGCGGGCGGCGCCCGCGGTGATCGCCACCAGCGACTGGGCGGTCCGCCGGCTCGTCTCCCACCACGGCCTCCCCCCGCGGCGGGTGCACGTCGCGGCCCCCGGCGCCGACATCGCGCCCCTCGCCCCCGGCACCGACGGCGTCTCCCACCTGCTGTGCGTCGCCGCGGTCACCCCGCGCAAGGGCCAGCACCGGCTGGTGGAGGCGCTCGCGGCGGTACGGGACCTGCCGTGGACCTGCGCCCTGGTCGGCGGACTCGGCCACGACCCCGGGTACGTCACCCGTCTGCGGGACCTGATCGCGCGCCACGGCCTCGCCGACCGCCTGCGTCTGGCCGGCCCCCGTTCCGGCGCCGACCTCGAAGCCGACTACGCCGCCGCCGACCTGATGGTCCTCACCTCCTGCGCCGAGACCTACGGCATGGCGGTCACCGAGGCCCTCGCCCGCGGCATCCCCGTCCTGGCGACCGATGTCGGCGGCCTGCCCGAGGCGGTCGGCCGCGCCCCCGACGGCGGCGTGCCCGGCATCCTCGTGCCGCCGGAGGACCCGGCCGCGCTCGCCGCCGAACTGCGCGGCTGGTTCGGCGAGGCCGACGTGCGCCACCGCCTCAAGGCCGCCGCCCGCGCCCGCCGCGCGGCCCTCGACGGCTGGGCGACGACCGCCCGCAGCCTGGCCGCGGTCCTCGGCCGGCTTCCCCAGCCCCCCAGGAGGGCGGCATGA
- a CDS encoding DUF397 domain-containing protein, which translates to MSVRHDKETAPEPAWTTSSYSTGNGGECVEVAAIAEAVLVRDSKRPAAARLSFGSDAWTDFVRMAAGH; encoded by the coding sequence ATGAGCGTGCGGCACGACAAGGAGACTGCGCCCGAACCTGCTTGGACCACGAGCAGCTACAGCACGGGCAACGGTGGGGAGTGCGTAGAGGTCGCCGCGATAGCCGAGGCGGTTCTCGTCCGGGATTCCAAGCGGCCCGCAGCGGCCCGGTTGTCCTTCGGTTCCGACGCCTGGACCGACTTCGTGCGGATGGCCGCCGGACACTGA
- a CDS encoding trans-aconitate methyltransferase, whose protein sequence is MTDTGTAGGGLPARTGPPGDEPPGAGPDAGAGARAAVRLPGGGEQGPPAAAGPPRDDRPRVIAGAGPVAGSGARASARLRDGGEPEPPRYAPEWLRLREGADSAARARELLVPLRERIARLPRRAGALVVHDLGCGTGSMGRWLAPRLDGAQHWVLHDRDPRLLRFAAVSAARRAADGSGVTVETRHGEVGLLTPDALTGAHLVTASALLDVLTRGEVESLAAACAGATCPALLTLSVAGRVDLTPAHPLDAEITEAFNAHQRRDGLLGPDAVTVAREAFAAHGATVRVGPSPWRLGSGQSALTAQWLRGWVGAAVEQRSGLRARADRYLRDRLAACGAGALEVVVHHSDLLALPRPAGGAS, encoded by the coding sequence ATGACGGACACCGGGACGGCGGGCGGGGGACTTCCGGCGCGGACCGGTCCACCGGGGGACGAGCCACCGGGCGCGGGTCCTGATGCCGGTGCCGGTGCGCGGGCGGCCGTGCGGTTGCCCGGTGGCGGGGAGCAGGGGCCGCCGGCGGCTGCCGGTCCGCCGCGGGACGACCGGCCGCGGGTGATCGCGGGTGCCGGTCCCGTCGCCGGATCCGGCGCACGGGCGAGCGCGCGGCTGCGGGACGGCGGCGAGCCCGAGCCGCCGCGGTACGCGCCCGAGTGGCTGCGGCTGCGCGAAGGGGCCGACTCGGCCGCCCGGGCCCGGGAACTGCTGGTCCCGCTGCGCGAGCGGATCGCCCGGCTTCCGCGCCGGGCGGGCGCACTGGTCGTGCACGACCTGGGCTGCGGCACCGGCTCCATGGGCCGCTGGCTCGCGCCCCGCCTGGACGGCGCCCAGCACTGGGTCCTGCACGACCGCGACCCCCGTCTGCTGCGCTTCGCCGCCGTGTCCGCCGCGCGCCGCGCCGCCGACGGCAGCGGGGTCACGGTCGAGACGCGGCACGGCGAGGTCGGCCTCCTCACCCCGGACGCCCTGACGGGTGCCCACCTGGTCACCGCCTCGGCCCTGCTGGACGTCCTCACCCGGGGGGAGGTCGAGTCCCTGGCCGCCGCCTGTGCCGGCGCCACCTGCCCGGCGCTGCTCACGCTGTCCGTCGCCGGTCGCGTGGACCTCACCCCCGCCCACCCGCTGGACGCCGAGATCACCGAGGCGTTCAACGCCCACCAGCGGCGCGACGGCCTGCTCGGGCCGGACGCGGTCACGGTGGCCCGCGAGGCGTTCGCGGCGCACGGCGCGACGGTACGGGTGGGGCCGAGCCCGTGGCGGCTCGGCTCCGGGCAGTCCGCACTGACCGCCCAGTGGCTGCGCGGCTGGGTCGGCGCGGCCGTCGAGCAGCGGTCCGGGCTGCGCGCCCGCGCCGACCGCTACCTCCGGGACCGGCTGGCCGCCTGCGGGGCAGGTGCGCTGGAGGTCGTCGTCCACCACAGCGACCTGCTGGCGCTGCCCCGGCCGGCGGGCGGCGCGTCATGA
- a CDS encoding zinc-binding alcohol dehydrogenase, which produces MNHSARAFWLRSPGEGEIRDVTLPAPTGDEVLVRTLFSGVSRGTETLVFRGRVPASQHAVMRAPFQEGDFPGPVKYGYLNVGTVEEGPEELAGRTVFCLYPHQSRYVVPAAAVTVVPERVPAERAVLAGTVETAVNALWDAAPLIGDRIAVVGGGMVGCSVAALLARFPGVRLQLVDTDPARRATAGALGVDFATPGDALGDCDLVVHASASEEGLTRSLELLAAEGTVIELSWYGDRRVALPLGEAFHSRRLTVRGSQVGTVSPAARAGRGYAERMALALDLLANPALDALVTGESAFEELPALMPELASGRLPALCHRIRYGAGT; this is translated from the coding sequence ATGAACCACTCGGCCCGCGCGTTCTGGCTGCGCTCACCGGGAGAGGGTGAGATCCGCGACGTCACCCTCCCGGCGCCGACCGGGGACGAGGTCCTGGTCCGCACCCTCTTCTCCGGGGTCAGCCGCGGCACCGAGACGCTGGTCTTCCGCGGCCGGGTGCCCGCGAGCCAGCACGCCGTGATGCGGGCGCCGTTCCAGGAGGGCGACTTCCCGGGGCCGGTCAAGTACGGCTACCTCAACGTCGGCACCGTCGAGGAGGGACCCGAGGAGCTGGCCGGACGCACGGTGTTCTGCCTGTACCCGCACCAGAGCCGGTACGTCGTCCCGGCCGCCGCCGTGACGGTCGTGCCGGAGCGGGTGCCCGCCGAGCGGGCCGTGCTCGCCGGGACCGTGGAGACCGCGGTGAACGCCCTGTGGGACGCGGCGCCCCTCATCGGCGACCGGATCGCCGTGGTCGGCGGCGGCATGGTCGGCTGCTCGGTGGCCGCGCTGCTCGCCCGCTTCCCCGGCGTCCGGCTGCAACTGGTCGACACCGACCCGGCCCGCCGGGCGACCGCCGGGGCCCTCGGCGTCGACTTCGCCACGCCCGGGGACGCCCTCGGTGACTGCGACCTCGTCGTCCACGCCAGCGCGAGCGAGGAGGGCCTGACCCGCTCCCTGGAACTGCTCGCCGCCGAGGGCACGGTGATCGAACTGAGCTGGTACGGCGACCGGCGCGTCGCCCTGCCCCTCGGCGAGGCCTTCCACTCGCGCCGGCTCACCGTGCGCGGCAGCCAGGTCGGCACCGTCTCCCCGGCCGCCCGCGCCGGCCGGGGCTACGCCGAGCGGATGGCCCTCGCCCTCGACCTGCTCGCCAACCCCGCGCTGGACGCCCTGGTCACCGGGGAGAGCGCCTTCGAGGAGCTGCCCGCACTGATGCCGGAGCTCGCCTCGGGGCGGCTCCCGGCCCTGTGCCACCGCATCCGGTACGGCGCAGGGACCTGA
- the ribA gene encoding GTP cyclohydrolase II, protein MTENIGVLGGTSPRRPGVERVVNTPLPTVYGQFRAIGYLDHDRGDEQVALVHGDLAAENVLTRLHSECLTGDAFGSRHCECGDQLASALRAVAAEGSGVVVYLRGHEGRGIGLLAKLRAMALQAEGLDTVEANLALGLPVDARDYGAAARILHDLGVRSVRLMSNNPRKREALAQHGIRVAEQVPLLIEPCESNITYLRTKRERMDHHLPHLDAVAHGS, encoded by the coding sequence ATGACAGAAAACATCGGTGTCCTCGGCGGGACGTCCCCGCGGCGTCCGGGCGTGGAACGCGTCGTGAACACCCCGTTGCCCACCGTGTACGGCCAATTCCGGGCGATCGGCTACCTGGACCACGACCGCGGTGACGAGCAAGTGGCCCTGGTCCACGGCGACCTGGCCGCCGAGAACGTGCTGACGCGGCTGCACTCGGAGTGCCTGACCGGCGACGCGTTCGGCTCGAGGCACTGCGAGTGCGGGGACCAGCTCGCGTCCGCGCTGCGTGCGGTCGCCGCCGAAGGCAGCGGGGTCGTCGTCTACTTGAGGGGGCACGAGGGCCGGGGCATAGGCCTGCTCGCCAAGCTGCGCGCGATGGCCCTGCAGGCGGAGGGACTGGACACCGTGGAGGCGAACCTCGCGCTCGGACTGCCCGTGGACGCCCGCGACTACGGCGCCGCCGCCCGGATCCTGCACGACCTCGGGGTGCGCTCGGTCCGGCTGATGTCCAACAACCCCCGCAAGCGGGAGGCGTTGGCGCAGCACGGCATCCGGGTCGCCGAGCAGGTGCCGCTGCTGATCGAGCCGTGCGAGAGCAACATCACCTACCTGCGGACCAAGCGGGAGCGGATGGACCACCACCTGCCCCACCTGGACGCCGTCGCGCACGGCTCGTGA
- a CDS encoding 6-carboxytetrahydropterin synthase: MFSITVRDHIMIAHSFRGEVFGPAQRLHGATFLVDATFRREQLDEDNIVVDIGLATRELGAVVAALNYRNLDEEPEFAGTNTSTEFLAKVIADRLAERVHEGALGEGARGLAGLTVTLHESHIAWASYERAL, translated from the coding sequence TTGTTCAGCATCACCGTCCGCGATCACATCATGATCGCCCACAGTTTCCGCGGCGAGGTGTTCGGGCCCGCGCAGCGCCTGCACGGCGCCACGTTCCTGGTGGACGCCACCTTCCGCCGCGAGCAGCTGGACGAGGACAACATCGTCGTCGACATCGGCCTGGCCACCCGGGAACTGGGCGCCGTCGTCGCCGCGTTGAACTACCGCAACCTCGACGAGGAGCCCGAGTTCGCCGGCACCAACACCTCCACCGAGTTCTTGGCCAAGGTCATCGCCGACCGGCTCGCCGAACGCGTCCACGAGGGGGCGCTGGGCGAGGGCGCCAGGGGGCTGGCCGGCCTCACCGTCACCCTGCACGAGTCGCACATCGCCTGGGCGAGCTACGAGCGTGCGCTGTGA
- a CDS encoding ATP-binding protein translates to MTATQPPPTTHRFAMRFSSTPRGARLARRLCEDRLDTWGVPYGSDAHDTVTLVAAELCANAVRHGHVAGRDFHVLLTADPATATVRIEVSDTRGERLPRIPLAAPEDGPDGSGDGGRGLLLVEALADRWGCTARAAGGPGKTVWAECGVPRLA, encoded by the coding sequence ATGACCGCAACACAACCACCCCCCACGACCCACCGGTTCGCGATGCGCTTCAGCTCGACCCCGCGCGGCGCCCGCCTGGCCCGGCGGCTGTGCGAGGACCGGCTCGACACCTGGGGCGTCCCCTACGGCAGCGACGCGCACGACACCGTCACCCTCGTCGCGGCCGAGCTGTGCGCCAACGCCGTGCGGCACGGGCACGTCGCGGGCCGGGACTTCCACGTCCTGCTCACCGCGGACCCGGCCACCGCGACCGTCCGCATCGAAGTCAGCGACACCCGCGGTGAACGCCTCCCCCGCATCCCCCTCGCCGCGCCGGAGGACGGCCCCGACGGTTCCGGGGACGGCGGGCGCGGCCTGCTGCTGGTCGAGGCGCTGGCCGACCGCTGGGGCTGCACGGCGCGCGCCGCGGGCGGGCCGGGCAAGACCGTCTGGGCCGAGTGCGGAGTGCCCCGCCTGGCCTGA
- a CDS encoding helix-turn-helix transcriptional regulator: protein MRDEERAQRQQRPEDEPGTGVVTAFGRQLKLLRVRAGLERAEFGKRLGYSADTVASIEQGRRIPQTRFIEKADEVLGAGGLLTALKEEVARAQYPAFFRDMARLEVKAAALNLYAVYAVPGLLQTEDYARAVFHMQRPLLDDEVIDQRLEARMARQEIFSRRPAPLMSFVIEEAVLRRPIGGPKVMRETLERILVVGQSRNVEVQVMPITHQDNAALGGPFTLIDTDRGQRLAYVEVQDHSRLYTDATYVRTLEARYGILRSQALSPSESAAFVERLMGEA, encoded by the coding sequence GTGAGGGACGAGGAGAGGGCGCAGCGGCAGCAGCGACCGGAGGACGAGCCGGGGACGGGGGTGGTGACCGCGTTCGGGCGCCAGTTGAAGCTGCTGCGGGTGCGGGCGGGCCTGGAGCGGGCCGAGTTCGGCAAGCGGCTCGGCTACTCGGCGGACACGGTGGCCTCCATCGAGCAGGGGAGGCGGATCCCGCAGACCCGGTTCATCGAGAAGGCGGACGAGGTGCTGGGGGCCGGCGGCCTGCTGACGGCGCTGAAGGAGGAGGTGGCCCGGGCCCAGTATCCGGCGTTCTTCCGGGACATGGCCCGGTTGGAGGTCAAGGCGGCAGCGCTGAACTTGTACGCGGTCTACGCCGTGCCGGGTCTGTTGCAGACAGAGGACTACGCACGAGCGGTCTTCCACATGCAGCGGCCTCTACTGGACGACGAGGTCATTGACCAGCGCCTCGAAGCTCGTATGGCGAGGCAGGAAATTTTCAGTCGACGCCCCGCCCCGCTCATGAGCTTCGTGATCGAGGAGGCGGTTCTGCGCAGACCGATCGGCGGGCCGAAAGTCATGCGCGAGACGCTGGAACGGATCCTGGTCGTAGGCCAGTCCAGGAACGTGGAGGTGCAGGTCATGCCGATCACGCATCAGGACAACGCCGCCCTGGGCGGCCCCTTCACACTCATCGACACTGACAGGGGACAGCGCCTTGCGTACGTGGAAGTACAAGATCACAGCCGCCTCTACACCGACGCCACGTATGTACGCACGCTCGAAGCGCGCTATGGCATTCTCCGATCACAGGCGCTGTCACCGAGCGAATCGGCGGCGTTCGTCGAGAGACTGATGGGAGAGGCATGA